The following proteins are co-located in the Oenanthe melanoleuca isolate GR-GAL-2019-014 chromosome 4, OMel1.0, whole genome shotgun sequence genome:
- the CD8B gene encoding T-cell surface glycoprotein CD8 beta chain, whose translation MARPWLHLCICLQIPGLYATLLLTQNPEHILTQTNNKTEILCELKEHASVYWYRWSQERQHFEFLVFSNTLGKATYGTNVSQDKFSVHEARSHSSYSLHISHLQPSDSGTYYCSISRSSQLLLGAGTQLTVVDALPLPPKTTQTPQSKKPVLWITKSKAASREGPCSPLVWVPLAAGVLLLLLGLIPTAHRLYRLRRRLWLRIHRQ comes from the exons ATGGCCCGGCCGTGGCTCCATCTCTGCATCTGCCTCCAGATCCCAG GTTTGTATGCAACTCTACTTTTAACCCAGAATCCAGAGCATATCCTgacccaaaccaacaacaaaacagaaatcctCTGTGAGCTGAAGGAGCATGCCAGTGTGTACTGGTACCgctggagccaggagaggcAACACTTCGAGTTCTTGGTATTTTCTAACACACTGGGCAAAGCCACCTACGGCACAAATGTGAGCCAGGACAAGTTCAGTGTCCATGAGGCGAGGTCCCACAGCTCCTACAGCCTGCACATCAGCCACCTGCAGCCCTCAGACAGTGGCACCTACTACTGCTCCATCTCCCGgtcctcccagctcctcctgggcgCTGGGACACAGCTCACAGTGG tTGATGCTTTGCCTCTGCCTCCCAAGACCACACAGACACCACAGTCCAAAAAGCCTGTGTTGTGGATAACCAAAAGCaaagctgccagcagggaag gtCCCTGCAGTCCCCTGGTCTGGGTCCCTCTGGCTGCTGgtgtcctgctcctcctgctggggctgaTCCCCACTGCCCACCGCCTCTACC GTCTGCGCCGGAGGCTGTGGCTTCGCATCCACAGGCAGTAA